From Thalassovita sp.:
CCCGGTGTCCAGCAGGTGAAACTCCAGATCGGTCAGGTCCGCCTTGTAGGGATGGGCGCCTTCGGCCGGGAAGATATGATCGTTCTTTCCCCAGAGGATCAGCGCTGGCGGTTGGTGCTCACGGAACAGCGCCTGCCATTTGGGATATTCTGCGACATTGGTGCCGTAATCCAGGAACATCTCAAGCTGAACCTCCTGGTTGCCCGGCCGGTCCAGCAGGTATTGCACGTGCCAGAAGTTGTCAGGATTTACGGTCGATACATCGCCTACACCGTGGGTGAATTGCCACTTGGTTGCATCAAGCGTCAGGAAGCCGCGCAGCGCATCGCCGTTTTCCGCACTTGGATCCGCCCAATAGGCTTTGATCGGATCCCAGAACTCCCGCAATCCCTCATCATAGGCATTGCCGTTCTGAATGACGAAACCGGTGACACGCTCGGGGTGTTCAGCGAACATGCGATAGCCAACCGGGGCGCCATAATCCATCAGGTAGACAGAATAGCTGTCGACCCCTTTCGCATCGATCAGCTGGGTGACCGTATCCGCGGCATTGGCAAAGCTGTATTCATAGCTGTCGGCCGCAGGCATGTCTGAGGCCCCAAAGCCCAGGTAATCGGGCGCAATCACGTGATAGTCTTCTGCCAGCACCGGGATCAGTTCCCGGAACATATGTGACGATGTCGGAAAACCATGCAGAAGCAGGATCGTGGGGTTCGACGGATCACCGGCCTCGCGGTAGGCGATGGAATGACCATCAATTTCCATTGTGTTCATGTTCACTGCAAAGGGGCTTGGCGCCGCAAATGAACTGTTCGGCACTGTTGCCGGCAAAAGCGTGGAGACGGCAAGCAGCGCTGCCGAGACGGGGGTGGGGACACGGTATTTCATGGGTTTCTTCCTTTCAGGATTTGGGTGGGATGCCCGACGCAATGGCAGCGCGCAGGGCGTTGGTTTCGGCCCTCAGGGCCTCATTCTCACGGCGCAGCGCCGCGATCTCTTCGTCTGCCTCTTCAAGGGTGAAGCGGCGTGCAATGCGGCTGGGACAATTCCAGTCAAACGCTTCGACTGTGATCAGAACCGCCCGTTCCGGGTGCGCCCGATAGGCGTGATCGTGCAGCTGATCCAAAATCTCAGGATTTTCCGCGCCTTCGATCTGGCGCACCCGACCCCAGATTTTCAGGCGGCGGCGATTGGGATAATCCATGAGGATAATCGACAAACGGTCGTTGCCCGCAAAGTTACCGGCGCTGATGTACTGTCGGTTGCCGCGGAAATCGGCATAGGCGATTGTCTTGGAGGAAAGCACTTTCAGGAAGCCAGCGGGACCGCCGCGATATTGCACGTATGGCCACCCCGTTTCGGAGACCGAAGCCAGGTAAAACCCGTCACGCGCTGCGATGAATGCAACCTCCTGCGGGCCAAGCTCATCCGGCTGCCCCCCATCGTCAGACAAGAATTTGCTATACCCCTCAGCGGAGCCCATCCGGGACTGCTGGGTGCGTACTGCAGGTGTAAAGGCGATGGTCGCGAAGGCCCGTGCCATAGCGTTTCCTTTCGGAGCTTCATTAGTTTTTCTGAATCACGTGCCGCAAAGGGCGACTTCTGATATCAAATTTGGTTAATCTCAGCAGATTTGACAAACGACGTTGTCTATCCTAGAGTTAGAAAAACTAAGCCTCATAGATGAACCGCAAAAACTACCCCCTGAACGCCCTGCGTGCCTTTGAATCTGCGGCGCGCCATCTCAGCTTTGTCGCTGCCGCTGAAGAGCTGTCCGTGACACCGGCTGCGATCAGCCATCAGATTAAAAAGCTCGAGGACTTTCTTGGTGTGCCTTTGTTCCGGCGGCGGACGCGTGGCCTGGTGCTTGTCGACGCAGGGCAGCTGCTGGCCAAAGAACTGCAGGCGGTGTTTGTGAACCTCGATCAGGCGATGGAACATGTGATGGAGGCAGACAAAGGGGGCTCTCTGGCGCTGACCGTTGCCCCCACATTCGCTGCAATGTGGCTGATCCCGCGACTGCAAAAGTTCTATTCACAGCACCCAGACATTGACGTTTTGATTTCGACCAGCCTGGGACTGGTTGATTTCCAACGCGATGATTTTGACGCGGCCATTCGGCTTGGGCATGGCAACTGGCCAGGTCTTGAGGCCATCAAACTGTTTGATGAATCTGTCATTCCGATGTGCAGCCCACGTCTGCTGGAGGGTCCAAATGCGATCAAAACGCCTTCAGATCTGCGCAAACATGTTCTGCTTCATAATCATTCGATGGATTTTGACCCTGATGCACCAACCTGGGAAACTTGGCTGGAGGCCAGTGGCGCCAGTGACGTGGATGCCTCACGTGGGATGCACTTCAGCCTACCCGATCACGGGTTGCAAGCGGCCATAGACGGGGCTGGCGTCGTCCTGGGCTGGCGGTGTCTGTCGGCAAAGGATGTGCAGGCGGGACGTGTCGTTGAGCTGTTCGACCTCGCCATTCCTTTGGGGTCAACATTCTACCTCGTTTACCCAGAAGCCCATTCACGACGACCAAACATTGCCGCGCTTCGCAGTTGGATGCTGAAAGAGTTGAAAGAGCTGTAGCACCGTCAGTTACAACGCCGATGATGACGCTTAATGCTCATTACGGAAGGCGCTCCCGAACATGAAAAGAGATGCCTGACCGCTGCGCCACCAGCCGTATATTTTGACAGAAGTTGCGGGACCAAGGCGCTTAAACCAGCGGCGGAACCGCCTTCAGCCTTCAGCGTCTCAGCCGTTGCAGGAAATGCTGACGCAAGAGCAACGAGCCCTCCTGACAACACAGTTTCATTTGATCCTTCCAAGAGCGGCACGTCACCGGAATGACGCCACATCACCTTATTATGTGTAAAATCGTATTTATGAGCTCTCCTATGCGTATTTGCATATCTTAGCGGTATGCTTGATCCCAAACATCTCTATTGGTTGGCCGAAATTGTGGACCTTGGTCCTTCAGCCAGGCCGCAACAAAGCTGAATGTCACCCAGCCCACGCTGAGCCGCGCGGTCCAGGTCATCGAAGATCAGGTCGGCAGCCCCGTCTTGGAAAGAGAGCGCCATGGCGTACGCCCCACGCGGATCGGTCAGCGACTGGCTGAAACGGGGCGCACCATCGCGGACAGCCGCATGCAGGCCGAAAACGCCATCGATCTCTGGTGCGGCGGACAGGACCGGGAGCTGCGCGTCGGTGTCGGGCCGATGCTGGCGGCATCGATCATGGGGGATTTTTTCTCTAAGCTTATTGAAGTAAAAAGAAAATATGCCGTCAGGGTGGTCTCAGCAACTGCGTCCAGACTCATCGAGCGGCTCAATGCGGGGGAGTTGGATCTTGTCCTGGCGCCTGAGCAGATCAACCTCCGGCAGGACGATCTGTACCAGCACAAATTGTTTGAAGATCAGCTGGCAGTTTTCGCCGGCCCCAAGAACCGGTTTTACACCCGAACGGACCCGATTAGCACGAAGGAGCTGGCGCATGAAAGATGGATCGCCATCGGTGCCCTATCGGGGATTTTTGGCACCCAGAAAGAAGTCTTCTCAAGCATCGGCGTTAGAAGAGTGTCCGCCTCCATCAACTTCACCGGAGACGTGATGATGGCGGCTGAAATGCTGATAAATACGGATGTGCTCTGCATCATGCCCAGGCAGCTTGGCACCTGGTCAAGCGCGCTGAAAGACACAAGAGTACTCCCGCTCAAAGCACCACTGCCCAGCCGCAACGTCGTCCTATGGTGCCGCCGCACAGAACGCCACCGCCCGGATGTTTTGGAGTTCTTAAGTCATTTTGAGCGGTTTGTTCACAGTGACATTGCACCGAACGAGCTGGGGTAAGCAGCATTGCGCGTTTTTCGACAAGACCGACAAATCGTCCAATATCTGAGCTGAGCAGATCGGGAAGGTATTGAGAACTGATGAATGTTGGAAAAATGCAGTGACCGCAAAGCCTGAGGTCGGTGTTCCATGTCGACATTCCGCTCATTGGCACCATTTGCTTCAGATTGCGCAGCCCTTAGTCATCTGTTGATTTGGCCAACCGTCTATGCCCAAGGCGCTTAAAGTGCGCAGGCTGAGGACCCGGCGAAGAACCTGACACCCTCGCCAAAATGCGCCTTTTGTTGTTGGGTGGCCACCACTTTGAACAACGAACCATGCAGGCAGGTGAGTTTGCTGGACAGGCTCTCAAGCTCTCTTTTCAGCAAACCTTCATCACACACGTTAGCCTGCACGCAAGAGCCGGCGGCGTCGATGAAGCTGACCATATTATCGAAGCTGCGCAGAAACTCCGGGCCGGTTTCACCCGAAAGAACCTTATCGGTGATCGCCTTGGTGATTTCTTGGCGATTGCCAAGCTGCGACAGCTCTTCAAGGTCGTATGCGTTCCAGATTTCATCCAGCTGGTCGTAGTCGTTGCGGATGGACGCAGACTGCAGCTGCAACACATACTGCAGGCTGGCTGCGTGTCTGCTTTGATTGTTGGAGCGGATGTATTCCATGACGCCGAGCGTCATGACGACCACGCCGGAGACGATTCCAAAAATCTCTGCGATGTCTTTGACGGTTGAAAGTTTCATTATCGGCATGGTGATTTGGGAACGCTGATCAAACTGTCTGCGGCGGCGAAGACATCCGGGCTCAGGCACTTCAGATCCTGCTTGGAAAAGACCACGGCAGGATCAGGGGCAATGGTTCCCTCTGAAGCCGGCGCCTGGGAACCGCTGTTTTTAACCAAATCGGACAAATTGGTGCTGGCCTCGGGGCAGCTTTGCAGAACAACAACCACAGGGTCATTGGGTGCATCCTGATACTCTGCCAAATTTGCGATCAGGCACTCCGCCCATTCTGGGTGAATAAACCAAAGATCCTTATCCGCAAGAGACGGGGTTGGCGTGGAAAACATCGCCCCCACCAGCACCACCGCTTTCGCCTGTCTTATCAATTTCATCGGTTTCAGCTTTCTACTTAGTCAATGTCGACAGATCCGTTGGACCGGGGATGCCTTCCAGGAAATTACGGAAGAACCGGCCAGAGGCCTGAACAGAGGTCGTGCTCAGCTCACCATAGCGGTTGTATTTGCAAATTGCGGTTTCGTCGGTGTCCGCCCCCCGCACAATCTGAATGTCACCGTCACTATACTCTAACGTTGTTCTTTCAATGTCAGCCTCTGATATTGGCTGGGCAGAAACGCCCTGCGCCCAGGCAAAGCTGTTGTGGCACGCCCCCTGAACGTAACGCCTCAGGTCTTGGACAGCCACACGCAGCGGCAGCTCAATCTCCCACAGGGCGGCCTCATTGACCGTGGTCACATAAAACATCGATTCCGACGGCGTCAGCATCATCTGAACCAAAAGGGAATTTGGCAAAATTGGCTGCCGTGAAAAATCCCAGCTTGGCTTGATGCTCAGCTTCTGAATGGCCTCGCCCAAATCCTTTTGCGCCGTTTGATACACATCCGACACCACTGAACCCGGCAAAGGCACCTCGGGCAATGTGATGGCGGGCGCGTGAAACCCCAATTGGCCGCTGGGGTGCAGAACGCGGTAGGCCTGACCGTACTCCGACATCTCAGAAAACCCGCCCCCCATGAAGGCAATCGCGCATGCAGACACACAGCGCGCCCCGGGCTCAATCATCGTGATGATCTGTTGTTCGCGGAACACCTTGGCCAGTTCAATTCCGGCCTGAAAGGATCCCCCGTCACTGTTCAAACACAAAACGATCGGAGCGTTATAGGATCGTTCAGCTTGCGACGCGGGTTGGTTTAGCCGGGCCGGAATATCGCTGACATCACTTGCAACAATAGGTCCAGACAGTTGGTGGCTGCAGGCCAACAAGCTTGGGTCATTGAGCGAAGCCCCATTGAACGGCGCGTCGGCAACAAACGTGATGTCTGCAGCCTCCACTCGTCCCGCTGACACGAGACAGAGCCCAGCAATCAAAACAGCGGCTCGCTTCAAAAACAGTGCCCTTCCTAAGGTTCCATCAAATTTAATCAGGTCATCCCCACAAAGTGACGCGGTCATCATCTGCGCCGCGTGATCGGGCTATTGCAGGGCCATGTAGCGCTTTAAGACGTGCCATCGGCCGGGATATTGCAGGGCCTTGCGAAGAATTAACCTGAGTTACTATTTCACAAACTTAATGCGAGAATCGCAAATCAATCCACCCTCTTTAAAGGGTGGATCGCCAATTCCTTTTCGGCCGAATAGCTGGCAGCGGCTTGAAAAGAGACGCGACCGCCCTTCAAGCCATGGTGATTACTCCAGATAAAAAACCTGATCCATCGCGGCCCACCATTCGCCTTCGGCGCGGGTGGTCAGGGGGGTCTGCATCGGGCCGCAGACGGACCACCATTTTTGCGTGACCTCATCGGCTGCGATGGCGGCCGTGTCGGCGTCAAAATCACTGCCGGTGTATTCCCAGTAGCTGAACATCAGGTTTTCAGGTTCGCGCAGGAAAATCGAATAATTTGAGATATTTGATTGCTTCAATCGCGCCAGAACCTCCGGCCAGACATCGGCGTGGAGCTTTTTGTATTCGGCGATCGCCTCTGATTTCAGACCGATCACCATCCCCATTCGCTGCATCATTCTTCCTTTCCCTTGTCCCGAACACGCCATTCGCCGTTACAGGCGATAAAACGCCGCCGCGGTGCCACCCATAATCTGGGCCTGTTCCTGATCGCTACAGCCGGCGATCGCGCTGCGCACAAACTGGATCCAGCGAGCATAGTCACTGGCCAGGTTCACAACCGGCCAATCGCTGCCAAACATGATGCGGCCCGGGGCAAAAATGCTCAGCACATGCTGGGCAAACGGTTGCAGATCTGCCGGCTGCCAATCAGGTCCTGCCTCGGTCACCATCCCGGACAGTTTGCACCAGACATTCGGACGGGCGGCCAGATCCGCCATGCCCTGATGCCAGTCAGGATCGGGCAAATGCCCCTGCCCCATCTGCGGTTTGGCCAGATGGTCGATCACGATCCGCAGGTTTGGATGACGGTCGGCCAGCGCCGCGATCACCGGCAGATGGCGGGGTTGGATCAACGCATCAAAGGCCAAATCCAGCGCGGTCATATGGCGGAGGGCTGGCTCCACCTCCGGCCGCAGGATCCAACCGGTGTCATCGATGTTCTGCAGCATCGGCCGCAACCCTTTCAGCACAGGATTTCCCCGCAACCGGTCGATCACATCACAGGCGTCCGGCGCGCTGAGGTCGACCCAGCCCACAACGCCAGCGATCATCGAATGGTGTGAGGCTAAGGTCAGCAGAAACTCGGTTTCCGCAACAGTGTCCGTGGCCTGCACCAGAACCGTTTTGGTCACGCCAGCCTCATTTAGCAGCGGTGTCAGATCACCGGGGCCAAAGTCCCGAAAAATCGTGGCAACACTGTCGTTTGGCCAGGGATAGTCACCGCGGGACAACTGCCAGAAATGGTGATGGGCGTCGATGATCATGACGCCCCCCCTGTCTTATCAGCCCCTGCGTCAAAGGCATCCAGTTCCGCCCAAAGTGCCGCGGGCAACGGTTGGGCGAACTGCGCCACGTTGCGTGTAAGCGATCGTGCCTTGGAGGTGCCAATCAGGGTTGAGGCGACCAGATCACTGCGGGCCGGGAACTGCAGCGCGGCGGCGGCAAGCGGGGTGTCGTAGCGGGCGCAGATCTCTTGCAATGCGGCGGTTCGTTTGAGGATCTCAGGGCTGGCCGGGGCATAGTCATAATGCGCGCCCTCAACCGGTCCGGTCGCCAAAATACCTGAGTTGAACACGCCCCCCATCACCAGACGGATCCCATGCTGTTGCAGCAGGCCGAACATCCGCACGGCGCTACGATCCAGCAATGTGTAGCGCCCCGCCAGCAGGATCAGATCTATCCGCATATGGCCGATCAGCTCCTCACAGATTTCAACGGTGTTAACCCCCAGCCCGACAGCGCCAATTGCGCCGCTGGATCGCAGGTCTTCCAAGGCGCGGGCGCCGCCGTTCAGCAGATCAGCGCGATGCTGCGCAGTGTCGGTGCCCGCCCCGGGATCGCCGATGTCATGCACATAGAGGATATCAATCCGATTGAGGCCAAGGCGCTGATAGCTGTCCTCGACCGAGCGCATGATGCCGTCATAGGTGAAGTCAAAGCTCTGTTTGAACGGCAGCGCATTGTGAAACCCGTTGATGATGGCAGGCGGATTGGGATCGGGGCGCAGCACCCGACCCACCTTGGTGGACAGGGTCCAGCCCGTTTTGTCGCGCAGAAACTGACCCAATCGCTGTTCTGAGGCGCCATTGCCGTAATGCGGTGCCGTGTCAAAGTAGCGGATCCCGCTGTCCCACGCAGCGTTCAGCACCTC
This genomic window contains:
- a CDS encoding transcriptional regulator GcvA codes for the protein MNRKNYPLNALRAFESAARHLSFVAAAEELSVTPAAISHQIKKLEDFLGVPLFRRRTRGLVLVDAGQLLAKELQAVFVNLDQAMEHVMEADKGGSLALTVAPTFAAMWLIPRLQKFYSQHPDIDVLISTSLGLVDFQRDDFDAAIRLGHGNWPGLEAIKLFDESVIPMCSPRLLEGPNAIKTPSDLRKHVLLHNHSMDFDPDAPTWETWLEASGASDVDASRGMHFSLPDHGLQAAIDGAGVVLGWRCLSAKDVQAGRVVELFDLAIPLGSTFYLVYPEAHSRRPNIAALRSWMLKELKEL
- a CDS encoding amidohydrolase family protein codes for the protein MIIDAHHHFWQLSRGDYPWPNDSVATIFRDFGPGDLTPLLNEAGVTKTVLVQATDTVAETEFLLTLASHHSMIAGVVGWVDLSAPDACDVIDRLRGNPVLKGLRPMLQNIDDTGWILRPEVEPALRHMTALDLAFDALIQPRHLPVIAALADRHPNLRIVIDHLAKPQMGQGHLPDPDWHQGMADLAARPNVWCKLSGMVTEAGPDWQPADLQPFAQHVLSIFAPGRIMFGSDWPVVNLASDYARWIQFVRSAIAGCSDQEQAQIMGGTAAAFYRL
- a CDS encoding LysR substrate-binding domain-containing protein, with the protein product MQAENAIDLWCGGQDRELRVGVGPMLAASIMGDFFSKLIEVKRKYAVRVVSATASRLIERLNAGELDLVLAPEQINLRQDDLYQHKLFEDQLAVFAGPKNRFYTRTDPISTKELAHERWIAIGALSGIFGTQKEVFSSIGVRRVSASINFTGDVMMAAEMLINTDVLCIMPRQLGTWSSALKDTRVLPLKAPLPSRNVVLWCRRTERHRPDVLEFLSHFERFVHSDIAPNELG
- a CDS encoding aldo/keto reductase, which produces MMLNETHQLSFGCSGLAGLYQPVSDRDVEEVLNAAWDSGIRYFDTAPHYGNGASEQRLGQFLRDKTGWTLSTKVGRVLRPDPNPPAIINGFHNALPFKQSFDFTYDGIMRSVEDSYQRLGLNRIDILYVHDIGDPGAGTDTAQHRADLLNGGARALEDLRSSGAIGAVGLGVNTVEICEELIGHMRIDLILLAGRYTLLDRSAVRMFGLLQQHGIRLVMGGVFNSGILATGPVEGAHYDYAPASPEILKRTAALQEICARYDTPLAAAALQFPARSDLVASTLIGTSKARSLTRNVAQFAQPLPAALWAELDAFDAGADKTGGAS
- a CDS encoding alpha/beta hydrolase, which translates into the protein MKYRVPTPVSAALLAVSTLLPATVPNSSFAAPSPFAVNMNTMEIDGHSIAYREAGDPSNPTILLLHGFPTSSHMFRELIPVLAEDYHVIAPDYLGFGASDMPAADSYEYSFANAADTVTQLIDAKGVDSYSVYLMDYGAPVGYRMFAEHPERVTGFVIQNGNAYDEGLREFWDPIKAYWADPSAENGDALRGFLTLDATKWQFTHGVGDVSTVNPDNFWHVQYLLDRPGNQEVQLEMFLDYGTNVAEYPKWQALFREHQPPALILWGKNDHIFPAEGAHPYKADLTDLEFHLLDTGHFALEEYGDVIATEMQEFLARINN
- a CDS encoding L-rhamnose mutarotase, which encodes MMQRMGMVIGLKSEAIAEYKKLHADVWPEVLARLKQSNISNYSIFLREPENLMFSYWEYTGSDFDADTAAIAADEVTQKWWSVCGPMQTPLTTRAEGEWWAAMDQVFYLE
- a CDS encoding pyridoxamine 5'-phosphate oxidase family protein, which produces MARAFATIAFTPAVRTQQSRMGSAEGYSKFLSDDGGQPDELGPQEVAFIAARDGFYLASVSETGWPYVQYRGGPAGFLKVLSSKTIAYADFRGNRQYISAGNFAGNDRLSIILMDYPNRRRLKIWGRVRQIEGAENPEILDQLHDHAYRAHPERAVLITVEAFDWNCPSRIARRFTLEEADEEIAALRRENEALRAETNALRAAIASGIPPKS